A genomic window from Ciona intestinalis chromosome 8, KH, whole genome shotgun sequence includes:
- the LOC100177102 gene encoding beta-2 adrenergic receptor-like → MSTFMHRSLSRQISNKQGSQCSCSRQAGERIEGHGKKFPFNITFISILICLLSATSAEAGNTTATIMQINFTTEELPNVTELFPNHENEVSGSNIVYKVGLSILLGSICVVTVLGNLMVIFTATIFRKLRTIPNMFIISLASADLVMGIIVLPMWSQYVIGDFKWGLGFFWCDVWTSIDVLSVTASIGTLCAISLDRFVAITMPFEYATKMTRLRARFIIGFIWIVSATVAFVPINLGWWKTNKPEDWECYESATCCEFRPNMIYAVVSSCISFYIPLTIMICAYSVVFKIAIQKRGEIRNRRGVFRRASMPGSKSLLWGKREHRAVFTMGIIMGTFVVCWLPFFIVNIAQVFCQCIGATPFLMVNCLGYINSFFNPIIYCHSMEFRRAFKRVLMCGLCRDGFQQTSRASLSISYVSSSRSSVRTESSLFQLTSFLLSGGNSAKRRASRLSNVSGRSNRTSPENGRDSPACNSNSQLGEPRTLVYGFRSSTCRRMDSDTTSSSTNSVGTASNGSRPLPIVEKRSTSILNGFGRGELHPQQNTRLCINGHHRKRPSSAYRELTPDVCKRFQRKSSSLHDLDGIVVASIETVPQTKETDQLLLNASCDSDASVQQTNKTDTENTTLNLNDR, encoded by the exons atgtcAACCTTCATGCACAGAAGCCTGTCACGACAAATCAGCAACAAACAAGGATCTCAATGCTCATGTTCAAGACAGGCAGGGGAGCGAATTGAAGGACACGGAAAGAAGTTTCCTTTCAACATTACCTTTATCTCAATTCTAATTTGCTTGTTATCTGCAACGAGTGCAGAGGCAGGGAATACAACTGCAACGATAATGCAGATTAACTTCACGACTGAAGAGCTGCCAAACGTTACCGAGCTATTCCCTAACCACGAGAATGAGGTCAGCGGATcaaacattgtttataaagTGGGTCTTTCCATACTGCTTGGGAGCATATGCGTTGTGACAGTGCTTGGTAACTTGATGGTCATTTTTACCGCCACTATATTCAGAAAGCTTCGAACTATCCCGAACATGTTTATTATAAGCCTCGCGTCCGCAGACTTGGTAATGGGCATTATCGTACTGCCAATGTGGAGCCAATATGTTATCGGGGACTTTAAATGGGGGTTAGGCTTCTTTTGGTGCGACGTGTGGACTTCTATTGACGTGCTGAGCGTAACGGCAAGCATTGGAACTTTATGTGCAATATCCCTCGACCGTTTCGTAGCTATTACGATGCCGTTTGAATATGCAACAAAGATGACTCGGCTCAGAGCAAGATTCATCATAG GTTTTATATGGATTGTTTCTGCCACGGTCGCTTTCGTTCCAATTAATCTCGGTTGgtggaaaacaaacaaacccgAAGACTGGGAATGTTACGAAAGCGCAACATGTTGCGAGTTTCGACCTAACATGATATATGCTGTGGTATCGTCCTGCATATCGTTCTACATACCACTCACTATAATGATATGTGCGTACAGCGTCGTATTTAAAA TTGCAATACAAAAGCGAGGCGAAATTCGTAACAGAAGAGGTGTCTTTAGACGAGCTTCgatgcctggtagcaaaagttTGCTTTGGGGAAAGCGAGAACACAGAGCTGTGTTTACAATGGGAATTATAATGGGCACGTTCGTGGTCTGTTGGCTGCCATTTTTCATCGTGAACATAGCACAG GTGTTTTGCCAATGTATTGGCGCCACTCCATTTCTCATGGTGAACTGCCTGGGTTACATCAACAGCTTTTTCAACCCGATCATTTACTGTCACAGCATGGAGTTCCGAAGAGCATTCAAGAGGGTTTTAATGTGTGGATTGTGTCGAGACG GTTTCCAGCAAACCAGCAGAGCTTCGTTGTCAATCTCTTACGTATCAAGCTCGAGATCAAGTGTAAGAACCGAAAGCAGCTTATTTCAGCTTACCAGTTTCCTCTTATCCGGTGGTAACTCTGCTAAACGAAGAGCGAGCAGGCTAAGCAACGTTAGCGGACGGAGCAATCGAACGTCGCCGGAAAACGGCCGGGATTCTCCAGCTTGTAACAGCAATTCACAGTTGGGAGAGCCGCGAACACTGGTGTACGGGTTTCGGTCTAGCACCTGCAGGCGGATGGATTCAGATACAACTTCCAGTTCGACGAACTCGGTTGGTACCGCGTCAAACGGCTCGAGGCCGCTACCGATTGTTGAAAAAAGATCAACGTCCATCCTGAACGGCTTTGGGAGGGGTGAGCTGCATCCACAGCAGAACACACGTCTTTGTATTAATGGCCACCATAGAAAAAGACCAAGCAGCGCCTACAGAGAACTAACGCCAGACGTTTGTAAGAGGTTTCAGCGGAAATCGTCATCTCTTCATGATCTAGATGGTATAGTAGTAGCCTCGATAGAAACTGTTCCTCAGACAAAAGAAACAGATCAATTACTTCTTAACGCCTCTTGTGACTCGGATGCTTCAGTACAGCAGACGAACAAAACCGATACTGAAAATACAACGCTGAACCTCAATGACAGGTAG